In Ciconia boyciana chromosome 3, ASM3463844v1, whole genome shotgun sequence, a genomic segment contains:
- the ABCG5 gene encoding ATP-binding cassette sub-family G member 5, whose translation MSGRGSPALERSSSGGGQTGEAKATAQPSDSISVRGVSYTVRERVGPWWNASLYHKKWTRQILKDVSFHIESGQIMGILGNSGSGKTTLLDAISGRLGHEDNFFGEVYVNGRKLKKEEFRDCFSYVPQSDTLLSFLTIQESLTYTALLTLQKCSNDFIKKKVDAVMAELSLSHIADKIIGSRIFVGISGGERRRVSIAAQLLQDPKVMLLDEPTTGLDCLTANQIVSLLSELAHRDRIVIITIHQPRSELFRLFDKIAIMSFGEMVFCGNPMEMITFFSNCGYSCPEQSNPFDFYVDLTSVDTRSKERELETYSRVQVIVSAYKNSEIFSKVLAAIERTKCMKELPPIPFKNKDSPSAFYKLWILLRRTTRNFSRDKIGIIMRLLQNLLFGLFVAFFLLRLRNDLVKGAVQDRVGLVYQCVSAPPYTGMLNAVALFPPLRAISDQESKDGLYKKWQMLLAYIVHFLPFSVISVAIFSTFIYWTAGLYPDASRFGIFFAVVLASHIIGELLTLVILGVVQNPNIVQSGVVLLNSAGVIVGTGLVRTIEEMPTPFKILSYLTFQKYSSEVLIVNEFYGLNFTCGKSNSSTAINAACIFSHGIQFIEKSFPGALSRFTIDFLILYAFLPGLAIIAILSFQIRERILGRQ comes from the exons ATGTCGGGCAGAGGGTCTCCCGccctggagaggagcagcagcggcGGTGGGCAGACAGGCGAGGCGAAGGCCACGGCGCAGCCTTCCGACAGCATCAGCGTCCGGGGCGTCTCCTACACTGTCAG AGAACGTGTTGGCCCATGGTGGAACGCTTCTTTATATCATAAAAAATGGACCCGGCAAATACTTAAGGATGTTTCATTTCACATAGAGAGTGGCCAGATTATGGGGATTTTAGGAAATTCTG gATCTGGGAAAACAACACTTCTGGATGCAATATCAGGAAGACTGGGACATGAAGACAACTTCTTTGGTGAAGTGTATGTGAATGGGCGTAAGCTGAAGAAGGAAGAGTTTAGAGATTGCTTCTCTTATGTGCCACAG agtgaCACTTTGTTAAGCTTCCTCACCATACAAGAGTCTCTGACCTACACTGCTTTACTAACTCTTCAGAAATGCTCCAACGACTTCATCAAAAAGAAG gtagATGCAGTTATGGCTGAGCTGAGTCTCAGCCACATTGCTGACAAAATAATTGGAAGCCGTATTTTTGTAGGAATTTCTGGGGGTGAGAGGCGTCGTGTTTCAATTGCAGCCCAGCTATTACAAGATCCCA AAGTCATGCTACTTGATGAACCAACGACAGGGCTGGACTGCCTGACCGCAAACCAGATTGTCTCGCTGCTCTCAGAGCTTGCACACAGAGACAGGATTGTGATTATTACGATTCATCAGCCTCGCTCAGAACTCTTCAGG TTATTTGACAAAATAGCCATCATGAGCTTTGGAGAAATGGTTTTCTGTGGGAACCCTATGGAAATGATTACATTTTTTAGCAACTGTGGCTATTCTTGTCCTGAGCAATCAAACCCTTTTGATTTCTATG TGGATCTGACATCTGTGGACACCCGAAGCAAGGAACGTGAACTTGAAACCTATAGTAGGGTTCAGGTAATTGTATCAGCCTACAAAAACTCGGAGATCTTTAGCAAAGTACTGGCAGCCATTGAAAGAACAAAGTGTATGAAAGAGCTGCCACCAATACCATTCAAAAACAAAGACTCACCCAGTGCCTTTTACAAATTATGGATTCTTTTACg GAGGACAACAAGAAACTTCTCCAGAGATAAGATTGGCATCATCATGCGTCTCCTCCAGAATCTGTTATTTGGCTTGTTTGTAGCATTCTTCCTTCTTAGACTAAGGAATGACCTGGTAAAAGGAGCTGTGCAGGACCGTGTGGGGCTTGTCTACCAGTGCGTGAGTGCCCCCCCCTACACAGGGATGCTCAATGCTGTTGCCCTTT TCCCACCTTTACGTGCTATCAGTGACCAAGAAAGTAAAGATGGCTTGTATAAGAAGTGGCAAATGCTTTTAGCTTATATAGTACATTTCCTGCCCTTCAGTGTCATCAGCGTGGCAATTTTCAGCACCTTTATATACTG GACTGCAGGGTTGTATCCTGATGCTTCCAGATTTggaattttctttgctgttgtctTAGCATCTCATATAATTGGTGAACTACTAACACTTGTTATACTTGGTGTGGTTCAAAACCCAAATATAGTCCAAAGCGGAGTGGTGCTACTTAATTCAGCAGGTGTGATAGTGGGAACAGGACTAGTAAG GACAATCGAAGAAATGCCGacaccttttaaaatactcagttatcttacctttcaaaaatacagcAGTGAGGTTCTTATAGTCAATGAATTTTATGGCTTAAACTTCACATGTGGTAagt CCAACAGTTCCACTGCAATTAATGCTGCGTGTATTTTCTCTCACGGCATTCAGTTCATTGAAAAAAGCTTTCCTGGTGCATTGTCCCGGTTCACAATTGATTTCTTAATACTCTATGCTTTTCTACCAGGGCTTGCCATTATAGCAATTCTGAGCTTCCAAATAAGAGAGAGAATTCTTGGCAGGCAATAA